GAGTCCCCTATATCACCTTCAACATACTCGTTGTCATTATGATTAGGGGTACCTTGACCCTGAGCCGGTTCCAGTTCTGACTCTTGAACACCTTCTAGCGGAGAAACAAGGAAAACAATTTCGGGAACCATTTCCTTTCGGAGATGCTTTCGATAGTAGGTTATCCAAGGTACTTGTTTTGTAGGAAGGATAGGTTCATTTGTTTCTGTTTCAGGGATAGGTTCGAGAAACAAGTCTAAGGGAACAGAGTAGGTGGAAGTGTTAGCCTCTTCATCGAAGTCTCCCCCGAAGAGGACTACGGGAAAAGAATGGTTGTTNNNNNNNNNNNNNNNNNNNNNNNNNNNNNNNNNNNNNNNNNNNNNNNNNNNNNNNNNNNNNNNNNNNNNNNNNNNNNNNNNNNNNNNNNNNNNNNNNNNNNNNNNNNNNNNNNNNNNNNNNNNNNNNNNNNNNNNNNNNNNNNNNNNNNNNNNNNNNNNNNNNNNNNNNNNNNNNNNNNNNNNNNNNNNNNNNNNNNNNNNNNNNNNNNNNNNNNNNNNNNNNNNNNNNNNNNNNNNNNNNNNNNNNNNNNNNNNNNNNNNNNNNNNNNNNNNNNNNNNNNNNNNNNNNNNNNNNNNNNNNNNNNNNNNNNNNNNNNNNNNNNNNNNNNNNNNNNNNNNNNNNNNNNNNNNNNNNNNNNNNNNNNNNNNNNNNNNNNNNNNNNNNNNNNNNNNNNNNNNNNNNNNNNNNNNNNNNNNNNNNNNNNNNNNNNNNNNNNNNNNNNNNNNNNNNNNNNNNNNNNNNNNNNNNNNNNNNNNNNNNNNNNNNNNNNNNNNNNNNNNNNNNNNNNNNNNNNNNNNNNNNNNNNNNNNNNNNNNNNNNNNNNNNNNNNNNNNNNNNNNNNNNNNNNNNNNNNNNNNNNNNNNNNNNNNNNNNNNNNNNNNNNNNNNNNNNNNNNNNNNNNNNNNNNNNNNNNNNNNNNNNNNNNNNNNNNNNNNNNNNNNNNNNNNNNNNNNNNNNNNNNNNNNNNNNNNNNNNNNNNNNNNNNNNNNNNNNNNNNNNNNNNNNNNNNNNNNNNNNNNNNNNNNNNNNNNNNNNNNNNNNNNNNNNNNNNNNNNNNNNNNNNNNNNNNNNNNNNNNNNNNNNNNNNNNNNNNNNNNNNNNNNNNNNNNNNNNNNNNNNNNNNNNNNNNNNNNNNNNNNNNNNNNNNNNNNNNNNNNNNNNNNNNNNNNNNNNNNNNNNNNNNNNNNNNNNNNNNNNNNNNNNNNNNNNNNNNNNNNNNNNNNNNNNNNNNNNNNNNNNNNNNNNNNNNNNNNNNNNNNNNNNNNNNNNNNNNNNNNNNNNNNNNNNNNNNNNNNNNNNNNNNNNNNNNNNNNNNNNNNNNNNNNNNNNNNNNNNNNNNNNNNNNNNNNNNNNNNNNNNNNNNNNNNNNNNNNNNNNNNNNNNNNNNNNNNNNNNNNNNNNNNNNNNNNNNNNNNNNNNNNNNNNNNNNNNNNNNNNNNNNNNNNNNNNNNNNNNNNNNNNNNNNNNNNNNNNNNNNNNNNNNNNNNNNNNNNNNNNNNNNNNNNNNNNNNNNNNNNNNNNNNNNNNNNNNNNNNNNNNNNNNNNNNNNNNNNNNNNNNNNNNNNNNNNNNNNNNNNNNNNNNNNNNNNNNNNNNNNNNNNNNNNNNNNNNNNNNNNNNNNNNNNNNNNNNNNNNNNNNNNNNNNNNNNNNNNNNNNNNNNNNNNNNNNNNNNNNNNNNNNNNNNNNNNNNNNNNNNNNNNNNNNNNNNNNNNNNNNNNNNNNNNNNNNNNNNNNNNNNNNNNNNNNNNNNNNNNNNNNNNNNNNNNNNNNNNNNNNNNNNNNNNNNNNNNNNNNNNNNNNNNNNNNNNNNNNNNNNNNNNNNNNNNNNNNNNNNNNNNNNNNNNNNNNNNNNNNNNNNNNNNNNNNNNNNNNNNNNNNNNNNNNNNNNNNNNNNNNNNNNNNNNNNNNNNNNNNNNNNNNNNNNNNNNNNNNNNNNNNNNNNNNNNNNNNNNNNNNNNNNNNNNNNNNNNNNNNNNNNNNNNNNNNNNNNNNNNNNNNNNNNNNNNNNNNNNNNNNNNNNNNNNNNNNNNNNNNNNNNNNNNNNNNNNNNNNNNNNNNNNNNNNNNNNNNNNNNNNNNNNNNNNNNNNNNNNNNNNNNNNNNNNNNNNNNNNNNNNNNNNNNNNNNNNNNNNNNNNNNNNNNNNNNNNNNNNNNNNNNNNNNNNNNNNNNNNNNNNNNNNNNNNNNNNNNNNNNNNNNNNNNNNNNNNNNNNNNNNNNNNNNNNNNNNNNNNNNNNNNNNNNNNNNNNNNNNNNNNNNNNNNNNNNNNNNNNNNNNNNNNNNNNNNNNNNNNNNNNNNNNNNNNNNNNNNNNNNNNNNNNNNNNNNNNNNNNNNNNNNNNNNNNNNNNNNNNNNNNNNNNNNNNNNNNNNNNNNNNNNNNNNNNNNNNNNNNNNNNNNNNNNNNNNNNNNNNNNNNNNNNNNNNNNNNNNNNNNNNNNNNNNNNNNNNNNNNNNNNNNNNNNNNNNNNNNNNNNNNNNNNNNNNNNNNNNNNNNNNNNNNNNNNNNNNNNNNNNNNNNNNNNNNNNNNNNNNNNNNNNNNNNNNNNNNNNNNNNNNNNNNNNNNNNNNNNNNNNNNNNNNNNNNNNNNNNNNNNNNNNNNNNNNNNNNAACTGGACTTCAAAACCTGGAGGTGGGTTCATATAAACCTCTTCTTCCCAGTTCACCATTCAGGAACGCATTTTTCACATCCAACTGATGGAGAGGCAGTCTTGATTAACAGCCACAGAAAGGGGGACACGAATAGTGTTAAGTTTTGCCACAGGTGAGAAGGTTTCTGAGTAATCCACTCCATACGTCTGAGTGAGTCCTTTTGCAACCAATCTGGCCTTATATCTGTCGAGATTTCCATCTGACTTGATTTGACAGTGAACACCCACTTGCACCCTACGGTTTTGTGCCCTCTCGGAAGACTAACCAGATTCCATGTTTTTATTAGTCTCAAGGGCCCGCATTTCCTCCATAATTGCACCTCGCCATTCAGGAATTTTCAAAGCCTTGTGCACATTGTCCGGAATTATCACATTATCCAAGCTGGTGGTGAaagctctaaatctcgtagacaGGTTACTATAAGACAAAAAGCTTGTCATAGAGTGTTTAGTGTACGACCTAGTACCTTTTTGAAGAGCTATCGGCAAATCCAAGGTAATATCAACCTCAATCTTATTGGTCTTGTCAACCTGTTGATCTGTACCCAACTGTTGTTCATTTTCAGTCCCTTGAGCACTTGGCAATCAGGTGTGCAAATTGAAAAAATCCTTGTATGGACTGAAGCAGTCCCCTAGAGCTTGGTTCGATCGATTCACCACCTTTGTTAAATCTCAGGGGTTTGTTCAAGGGCATTCAGATCACACCTTGTTCACTAAAAAGTCAGCACCAGGAAAAATAGCAGTATTGAttatctatgttgatgatattatacTATTAGGAGATGATTCAGCAGAAATTGACAGTTTGAAACGATGAATGGCAGATGAGTTTGAGATAAAAGATCTCGGTACCTTACGATATTTTCTAAGAATGGAGGTAGCAAGATCAGTAGAAGGGATCTCAGTGTCTCAGAGGAAATACACACTCAATTTGTTGAAAGAAACTGGAATGACAGGGTGTAAACCTGCAGATACACCTGTAGAAGCCAACCTCAATCTGATAGAGTCAGCAGATGATGTTCTTGTAaacaaagaaagatatcaacGGCTTATGGGGAAACTGATATATCTGTCACATACCAGACCTGATATATCATATGCAGTTAGCTTGGTCAGTCCGTTCATGCAGGCTCCATGTGAAAGACACATGGAGGCAGTCACACGGATCCTGAGGTATCTGAAGTCTTCTCTTGGAAAGGGCTTGGTTTTCAGAAAGCATGATAAAAGGTGTATCAAGGcctacacagattctgactggGCCGGTTCTGTTACAGATAGAAAATCTATCTCAGGATACTGTACCTTTGTGTGGGGAAACTTAGTtacttggagaagtaagaagCAAGGCGTCGTGGCTAGAAGCAGTGCCGAAGCCGAATATAGGGCAATGAACTTGGGTATATGTGAAGAgatttggttgaagaaggtTTTGGTAGATCTACATCAAGAAAGTCATGACTCGATGGGACTTTACTGCGATAACAAGGCTGCCATTAATATTGCACACAATCCGGTTCAGCATGATAGAACCAAACACGTTGAGATTGACTGACACTTCATCAAAGAAAAACTGGATAACAGTAGCATTTGCATTCGTTATGTTCCGTCCAACCAACAAGTTGCGGATGTTCTCACCAAAGTGTTACCCAGACAAACTTTTGACACctgtgttagcaagttgggtctcatTGACATCTAcaccccaacttgagggggagtgttgaaattatattttagccTTAAAGGTGTTTTTGTCTTTTATCAGTTTAGGGTTTCTCattgtttggttatttatacatgttattgtattgtgtatTGGTGat
This genomic window from Benincasa hispida cultivar B227 chromosome 4, ASM972705v1, whole genome shotgun sequence contains:
- the LOC120076070 gene encoding secreted RxLR effector protein 161-like gives rise to the protein MADEFEIKDLGTLRYFLRMEVARSVEGISVSQRKYTLNLLKETGMTGCKPADTPVEANLNLIESADDVLVNKERYQRLMGKLIYLSHTRPDISYAVSLVSPFMQAPCERHMEAVTRILRYLKSSLGKGLVFRKHDKRCIKAYTDSDWAGSVTDRKSISGYCTFVWGNLVTWRSKKQGVVARSSAEAEYRAMNLGICEEIWLKKVLVDLHQESHDSMGLYCDNKAAINIAHNPVQHDRTKHVEID